Within Paenibacillus sp. RUD330, the genomic segment TCCTTACTGTGGCTCGAACACCCTGAGTTACCAGATCCCTGTCGCATCTTGACGAATCGATACCTGCCGCCATTCAAAGCCGCATCATCATCTCGTTTCATACCAGCAGCATTCATTTCCCCTTTTCCTCCAGAAAAGGTGCAAAATCAGAAAGCTTCCTAAGCTCCAGATTCTGAAGCTTGAGCCCTTGTACCTCTCTCACCAATAAATACCGAAAAACATACTTCACCAGCAAATGAGCCGGCAGAACATCGCCGACCGCCGCCTTGAGATCCGCCAGGTTGGGCGGCAGCCCCAGCGTGCTGACGAAGCGGATCGTGAAGGTGCTGACCGCCGGATCGTAGCCGACCTCGATCTGTCCGTTCTCGTACGCTTGGGCGACCGACTTGAGCAGCTGCCCGCTGAACTTGCCGAAGCCGCGGATCTTGGACCGC encodes:
- a CDS encoding putative phage tail protein produces the protein MNDGSVAMEERIGLSDATSELMAEWPEYYQDVGEMQALAAAEGSQLDRLRAELAEQLQQRFASTATWGLEDWERELGITAQSVMPLEQRRAVVRSKIRGFGKFSGQLLKSVAQAYENGQIEVGYDPAVSTFTIRFVSTLGLPPNLADLKAAVGDVLPAHLLVKYVFRYLLVREVQGLKLQNLELRKLSDFAPFLEEKGK